A single window of Acetobacteraceae bacterium DNA harbors:
- a CDS encoding tautomerase, whose product MPVVNVRLASGSASPEQKKEVIEGVKDVLHKVLNKDKNWIHVELDEAPLNELIEIIEKARK is encoded by the coding sequence ATGCCAGTTGTAAATGTCAGACTAGCCAGTGGATCAGCCTCCCCAGAACAAAAAAAAGAAGTGATTGAGGGTGTGAAAGACGTTCTTCACAAAGTTCTCAACAAAGATAAAAATTGGATTCATGTTGAGCTTGATGAAGCCCCTTTAAACGAACTGATCGAGATTATTGAAAAAGCACGCAAATAA
- a CDS encoding HAD family hydrolase, protein MAQILHFDFDGTIADTVQCVVATTQESFKKFGRQAPDAEIVKSFMGIPLEISGHEMSSKPFSEAEFSEFLKSYRALYLEYAPSKIQVFPHVREILLQAKEKGCFLTIVTSKYTAAAIQNLKDLDLFSLFDVVVGSDTAGGYKPSAAPIRKAEELLLEKYGTEVNQVLFQKAWVFGDSTFDIEMAHNAGLKACAVTWGAHSLEQLKSSSPDFIADTPVQLAQFWRE, encoded by the coding sequence ATGGCACAGATTTTACATTTTGATTTTGATGGGACAATTGCCGATACGGTTCAATGTGTCGTTGCGACCACGCAGGAAAGCTTTAAAAAATTTGGGCGCCAGGCACCGGATGCAGAGATTGTTAAGTCTTTTATGGGAATTCCACTTGAAATTTCAGGGCATGAAATGAGTAGTAAGCCTTTTTCTGAGGCAGAATTTTCTGAATTTTTAAAAAGTTACCGTGCGCTTTATCTTGAATATGCACCTTCAAAAATTCAGGTTTTTCCTCATGTTCGGGAAATATTGCTACAGGCCAAAGAGAAAGGCTGTTTTCTAACGATTGTCACCAGTAAATACACGGCGGCCGCAATTCAAAACCTCAAAGATTTAGATTTATTTTCTCTCTTTGATGTCGTTGTTGGTTCAGATACGGCCGGCGGCTATAAACCAAGCGCAGCACCTATCCGTAAAGCAGAAGAATTGCTGTTGGAAAAATACGGCACGGAAGTTAATCAGGTACTTTTTCAAAAGGCATGGGTTTTTGGGGATTCTACTTTCGATATCGAAATGGCCCATAATGCAGGGCTGAAAGCCTGTGCGGTTACTTGGGGCGCACATTCTCTCGAACAGTTAAAATCTTCTAGCCCTGATTTTATTGCAGACACACCAGTACAATTAGCCCAATTTTGGAGGGAATAG